The genomic stretch AACGCCGATGAGGATGATGAGTACTACTGGACACGCGTAACGCTCGCCAGCCACGAGCACACTTTTGGCCGCTATGGAGCGACGCAGGACTTTGCCGGCCGCCGGTTAGATATTCACCTGCTGCGCAATATTGCGTCGGTGGAGATTGAATTCGCTTTCCCGTGGCCAGATTTCGACTCCCTATCGGGGATCTGGCAGAATGATGATTCCAGCGCGACGCCAACCATTACGGTGACGCTTCGGGACGTGCCGGCTATCCGCAGCGTTCAAGGCCCGGATGGCGAACCGGTTCCGTTCAGCTACATGTACCCGACCGCCACTATTGCTGTGGGGCACAGCGGCCACTATTCCGTCCTGTTTGAACCGCAGCGTGTGGAGCCACGCGGAGCGGCAACGCCTGCCGAGATGCGTCTTGTCTCCGCCTATCCCAATCCGTTCAATTCGCAAATAACGCTTGAGATTGAGTGCTCCGGCGCGGTCAGGCAGGCCATTCGGATATACGACATTACGGGACGAGCGGTTAAGACAGTGGAAGTGGCATTGAATCCGGGCGTGCAGCGCGTGATGGTGTCGGGCGAGGGGCTGGCTTCGGGAGTCTACTTTGTGGCGACCGGAAGGAATGGTCAGTCACCTCTGAAAATTGTTCTGCTGAAATAGGCAATTACGGCGCGGGCGGGTTGTGAGACCCGCCCGCGCAGCGTCTACACTATGGCATGGGCCGTCCGGAAGGCTCCTCGTAAGGGGGGCCTTCCCTTCTCTGACCTTCTTCACCAGAAGGTTTGCGGCGGAAATCCTGAGCGATGTGGCCGATCTTGTCCAGAAGTTCGGGCAAGCTTTCTACAACCCAATCGAACCGTGAATGCTTGGGCGTAATCAGCAGAGCGCGCTTCTCATCCACGACGAGAAATCCGATCGGGGTAATTGAGATGCCGCCACCGCCGCCGCCACCGCCGCCTGCTCCATTTTCGCCGGGTTTCTCGCCGCCGCCCGCCCCGGCTCCGAACCCGAGAGCTACCTTCATGACCGGAAGAATCGTGGTCGAACCGTTCTGGATGGGCTCCCCAACGACGGTCTTGGTAGAGATGATGTCCCGCATGTTACGCATGAGGGCATCGAGGATTTCAGTAGCACCGGAATTTGCCATGATAATGTTCCTGTTTTTGTAAGTGGAAAGATATGGATAAACCGTCGGTATAGTCAGGCAAAGGCTCGTCTCCACAGAAAGCCGGTGAGCACCGCCAGGGCGCGCACCGGAACGACACTGACTTCCACCCGATACGTAAACTGCGGCACGTTGCCGGACCAGTCCGCCTCCACCGAGACCGGCCACTCCGGCGGCAGGGCACCAATCGCGGCGCAGGCCATCCCGTAAGCCACTCCCGTCCATGCGGGATCAGGCGATGCAATCACAATGTGGAGCCGGTGAACCCGTATGCGCAGGATGTGGAGTATGCGGATGACTGTGTCCAGCGTGGTCCTCAAGTCATTGAGGCGGAAGCCTTCATCTTGAGACCTCTGTTTACTCCGTAAACCGCGCAGTTTGCCCGCAAGATCCTGCCATATGCTCTTCCTCTTGGATACCTCTTGCTTCTCGTACTTCTGCCTCATCCTGCGCCGCGCACGCTCGATGATCGGCTTGGGGACAGGAATATGCAGTCCGGCAAGGATGAGATACCAGCGACGGACTCCGGCGGCGGATGCGACCTCCATGCCGAGAGGCAAGAGCAGCACGGCCAGCAAGATCAGCAGCAGTATGGCAAGGGTAATCCACATCACTCAAGCAGCCGGTGAATGCGGCTGACCGATTCGAACGCCAGACGCTCGGTGTGCACAAAGTCAGGCCAATACATAGTGGCATTCGGCGAATGAATGTAACGGCAGGGCACCGACACCACCCCCGTCAGCACGCCCGCGCGGGTCTGATGAATGGCGCCGCCGTCGGTACCGCCGTAAATCGGCATCTTAATCTGATACGGCACACCGGCGCGTTCGGCGCAATCAAACAGGAATTCGGACATGCGGCGCGGAACAATCATGCTCGAGTCGATCACGGAAATCACCGGGCCTTTGCGCTGGCTGCACGGGCGGCGGTCCGCCGGAACTCCGGGGAAATCCGAGCCGATGGTCCCTTCGAAGGCCAGCGCCACTTGAGGATCGATGCCGAACGCGGCCACCTTCGCACCACGCAGCCCCAGTTCTTCCGACGTCGAGAAGCTGGCATAGACCGTTAGCGGAGTCTTGATCTTGCCGTCGGCAAGGGCTTTGAGCAGGCCGATGACGATGGTGCATCCGGCGCGGTCATCGAAGGCCTTGCCCATAAAGTGATCCGGCGCGAATTCGAAAAACGGATCGTCGAGCACTCCTACATCACCAACGCGCACACCGCGCGCTGCGGCATCTTCGAAAGATAACGCGCCAATATCGATGAAATAATCTTCCGCGGCAATGGGCTTCTTCCGCTGCTCATCGGAGAGGACATGAGGGGGAGACATACCGATGGTACCGTGATAGAAGCCGCCGTCCCGTTTGCGCAGTTTAACGCGATGGCTGGGGAAGATCCGGTCATCCCATCCGCCGATCTTAGCAAACTTGAGAAAGCCGTGCTCATCGATGTACCTGACCATAACACCCACTTCATCCGTATGCGCATCAAGCATCAGCTTCTTCTTGCTGCTGCCCTTGCGCAGGCATATCAGGTTTCCGGTGGCATCTTCCCACATATCATCCACCAGCGGACGTACCAAGTCGGTAATACAGGCGCGAACATCATCTTCATGCCCTGAGGGGCCGAAGGCATCACTGAGAAGATGCAGAATGTCGAGCGACGAAGGAAAGGCTTTGCGTGCCATAATGTACCGTTACCTCAGAGTCTTGTCAAGTTCTTTTAGCCGTGCAGCCAGCACGGGATCGTTCGATGCAGCCAATCGCCGGCGCACGGCCTCAAGGTCCCGTTTCTCGAGGACCTTCGATGCCGCAAACACCGCCGCCGCCTGCACACGCGGATTATCGGATTTCAGGGCGGCCCGCACCACAGGCGCCAGCCGCCGTACATTCTTCTTCAGGCTATCTACCGCCGCCCACCTCTCCCCCATCTTCTTCACGGACGCCAGAAGGGCCTCCTGCCGCTGAGGTGTCGCGGCGCGGAATTCGCGGTCGACCACGGGAATCGCCGCTGGACTCTGCGCGCCAAGCGCAATGATGGCCGCACTGCTCACGGTAAAAAGAGTGTCGGTGAGGCGCGGGATGATCGCCTCGAACACGCGCGGATTCCGAAGTTTGCCAAGGCTCACCGTGGCGCCGATCCGTTCCCGCTCGACCTTGCTTGCGCTGTAGCGCAGAACGGTCGAGGTGGCGGACGTGTCGCCGATGTCGCCCAGAGCATACAGAAGGGTGGGGCGCAAAAACGCGTAGGTTTCGTCGGGAATCTTGGAGATGAGCGCCTTCACCGCGCCGCGATACTTCATCTCACCCAAGGTTGTAATCGCCGTTCGCCGCGTGCCCCGGTCCTTGGAATCCAAGGCGGCAATGAGATACGGCGCAGCGGAATCGGGATGAGCCTTGTAGAGTTCGACAATGGCACGGCGTTCAAGACCGTCCATGGTATTCAGCTTGTGCGCCGCGACCCAAGGGATCGCTTCCCGCCATTTGGCTTCAAGGGACATTCTGCCGCGCTTCACACGTTCACGGTAGTCCGTGACTTCCCATAGCGCGGCGTCGTGGAAGATCTGCTCCACCGTGCGCTGAGTGTCCGCGGGAACAAGCGTGATCGTGATGGGGGCTTCGCGCGGACGAACCGGGCTGCGCGGGACGTCATAGCCGACGCCGTACAAACCGAGAAACCAGACAGTGGAATCGCTCTTCATGGGATCGGAGTAGACGTCGTGCCCGCCCGCATCCACAAATACACCCATGTTTCCGAAGCCGCGTGCCTCGGCAGTTCCACCTTCGCCCAAGGCGGATACGGTTACATGGTAATCGTCATTTCCACCGCCATCGAGGAACAGCGCCGCGCTGTTGTTGATCGCCATGCCGTGCCCGCCGGAAAGCAGATACTGGTCATCGCCGCTATGATCATAGAGCAAACCCACCGCCAGATCATGCGCGCCGCCCTGGCCGGGACCGTACCGCGAAATGTAATGATCGTCGCCGGCGCCATCTTCCAGCACGCCCGCCGCAAGGTGAATGCCCGCGCCCTGGCAATACTGCGATGTTGAGTAGGCGTCGCTGCCGGAATCGTCGAGCAGGCAGCCGAGGCTGTACCAATATCCAACTCCCTGACCATAGATTTCGGCATCGTAGAAGTCATTTCCGCTCAGATCATGCAGCAAGGCAAATCCGCCTCCGCCGCGTGGACGTGAACCTGTAGCGAACCCCTGAGCATATGAATTGTAATCTTCAGGCCTCAGCGGCAGATCGTTCTCCAATCCGCCGGCCCGATACAGGTCGTTGCCCGCGCCATCCACCAGCGCCGCTGCGCCGAATGTGGAGGCGAATCCCTGCCCGTACTCTCCGAGGTCGTAAACATCGCGGCCTTCTCCATCGGCCAACACCGCCATGCCGCACGCCGCCGCACCTTGGGCAAACATCTGGGCGCGATAGGTGTCGTTGCCGCTCTTGTCGAAGAACAGCGCGGCTCCGCAGAAGGCAGCCCCCTGGCTGAAGGAACCCGCGCGGTACTCGTCATTACCGCCCAGATCTACCAAGCCACCGAAACCCAAGATGCCGCAGGCCTGATCGCAACTCTTTCCCGAAATGTAGAGATCGTTTCCGGAATAATCGATGACCGCTGCAACCGGATGGCTGAGTACGCCGACGCCGCACCCGACGCGGGACAGATAGCGATCATCGCCGCCCACATCCAGTATGGCCGCAAAGTCGCCGCTATAGGTATTCGTTCCGTCCCCGCCGATGACAAACGTGCCGTAGGGAGTCTGCCGCGTTGCCAGCACATTTCCTTCTACACCCGCCACTTTCAGAGGCTTCTTCGGAGGTGCAACTGCCGGGGTTTTCTGAGCAGTCAAAGAGACGCCGCGCGCGAAGGCATAGGTGGCGGCGGAGAGCGCCTGCCGGTCAACGAGAGCAAGAAGCGTCAACACGCTGTCGGCATCCACTTTCTGCGTCGTGTCCACGGGCAAACCGAAGGACCTGTGCAACGCGCCCTTCAGTGAATCCTGCGCCGGAAGTTCGCTGTTGCGAAACCACAGCGGCAATGCCACCAGAAAGGATTGCTGCTGCGCGTGGGACAGCCGTGAAAAGGCTTGAGTGCGGTAGCGTTCCGTCAGCGCAAAGGCGCTGAGCAGCGGCTCGAAAGGATCTGAAGATGGAGCCAGCGCCAGCGCGGAGTCGATACTGCGGCAGACCTCTTCCGGGCAGCGCGCGGACAAAAAAGCCGCCATGTCATTGACATGCGCGGCGTCGGCAATTCCGGACGGGATGCTGCTGGAAAACTCGTGGGTGACTCGATACGCCGCCAGCGGAGACTGCAACGCCTCGCGAATCTTGGGAAGAAGAAACGTGTCGTCTTCGGCCCAGATGCGGTCGGATACGAAATCCGATTCATGCAAGCCGATGAAGCTGAGGGCGGTGTCCAGATCGGCGGAATGAAAATCCGTCTGCGCGGATACACAGAACGCCGCACAGAGCAGCGCCGTCAGAAGGGCAAGAGATTTGAAGAGCATGTTCGCGAGAAGTTGGATGTAACTGCTCGAGGTGTGCCGCAAACGTCCTCAGGGTCGCGTCTGGGGACGAAGACTCACAACCAGAAGAGAGCGGCCGGCGCGCTGGAACAACTGCACCACGGGCTCCACCGGCAAGTTCGACAGACTGTGAAAGCCGTCCGCCGTCAGCAGGCGATTGCGGAACGGCCAGCGGACGCCGCGCAGCGCGCATGGGCCCGCCTTGGGAAATGCAAACCATGACAACGTGTGACCGCGCGGCACGGCAAATTCACGCTCCACCCGGCCACGTAAGGGCATCACCAGCACATCATCGGTAATCAACTCCACTTCTACTCCCCGCACCCGAAACGCAAAGGTGAGGGATGACAGTACATGGTCGGTGCGCGCACCGGAGAATCCTGCGACCAGAACATTTCGGCATCCTAGTCCGCGACAGAACTCCATCCCCTTGGCCATGTCCGGCGACTCCTGCGACAGCAGCTTGCGCACGGCCGAGCCGTTCTCCCGCGCCCACGCCAAGGACTGAGGAGTCGCTGAGTCCAGATCACCAGCCACCCAATCGGGAGCTGTCTTGTACCGGAAAAGAGCATTCACGCCGCCATCGAGCGCAATCAGCAGCCCGGAGCGTTTGCGCAATTGACTGAAGAGTCTGCGCGAGATGGGTGCACCATTGGCCACAAGCAGCGCATCATAATGGTCGCGCAAAAGGTTCAGGCCATATGGCGCCAAAGGTTCAGGCATAGAGCCCGCGAAGTTCGGCAGCACGCGACACGCGCTGAATGCCGACGATGAAGGCTCCGATGCGCAGGCTGACGTTGAATTGCTGGGCGGTAGCGTAGACTGAATCAAAGGCTTTGTTCACGATCCGCTCAAGGTCCTCGTTGACCTTCTCCTCTGTCCAGTAGTATCCCATGCGGTTCTGCACCCATTCAAGATAACTGACCGCCACACCGCCCGCATTGCAGAGAATATCGGGAATGATGAATACTCCCTTCTGATCGAGAATCTTGTCCGCGGTGTGATCGAGCGGGCCATTGGCGCCCTCGGCGATATAACGGGCGCGGACCTTGGCCGCATTGCGTCCCGTGATCACCAGTTCCAGCGCGCAAGGCGACAGCACATCCACATCCAATTCCAACAGGTCTTCAGGCTTCTTGAGCTGTTTTGCCAGACCGGTGCTCTCAAAACCTTTCAGTCCGCCATGGTCCCGCGCGTATTTCTGTGCTTCCCGGATGTCAATTCCCTTGGGGCCGTAAAACGCGCCGAACACATCGGAGATCCCCTGCACCACGCAGCCGTCGTCATGCAGCAGCAGCGCGGCATTACTGCCGACATTGCCGAAGCCCTGCACGGCAACCGTGAGGCCTTTCATCTGTTCGCCTTTAGCGGCTACGGCACGGCGAAGATTAAACAGCAGGCCGCGCGACGTTGCCAGCACACGCCCCTGGCTGCCACCGATCTCCAGCGGCTTGCCCGTCACTACAGCGGGAACATAGTCCTTGCCGCGATGCATCGAATAGGTATCCATGAACCAGGCCATGATCTGCGGCGTGGTGTTTACGTCGGGAGCGGGCACATCACGATCCGGACCGAAAATATCTTCCAGTTCCGCGAAGTAGCGGCGCGACAGCCGCTCCATTTCCCCAACACTAAGCTTGGATGGATCCACAATAATTCCACCTTTGCCGCCGCCCATGGGAATATCCACCACAGCGCATTTGTAAGTCATCCAGAAGGCCAGCGCCTTGACTTCATCCAGCGTCACATTCTGATGAAACCGCACGCCGCCTTTGGCCGGGCCGCGCATGATATTGTGCTGCACCCGGTAGCCGACAAACGTCTGAATGGAACCGTCATCCATGCGTACAGGCAGTGTCACTTCCGTAATACGCCTCGGCTGACGAATCATCGCCACCTGACTGGGCGTCAGCTTCAAAATCATTGCCGCTTCGTCGAACTGCGCCATGGCGTTGTCGAAGGCGGAAGCATTCTGCACGCCTTCGGTACGCTGCAAATAGCCGCGCGACAGCTCATTCACGGTCTTGTCGTGGTTTTCCGCCGCCTGCCTGATGGCAGTACGTGACGAACGGGACTTCTTAACGGGAGGCTTCGTAGACTTTGGCATACGATTCTGCGGGTTGGGTGAACTGCTCTGCCACTAATGGCAATAGTGCACAGGACAAAAGATAAGGATTTGCCTGCTCCAACGCAAGCGATTTCAGCGGATTACTTCACATCATGCGAAGCCAGGAGAGCATCGAGCGGGCAGGTGCTCCATCCCTGCGGTAAGAGGCATACAGCGGGTTCGTCGCTGTACAGGGCGGACGGGCCGGAATCCGTGATGGATTAAGACCTGCTTCGAGCAAGTCGACCATAATTGCCGCCACTAAGTCCAGATAGGTGCAGTCATCCTGATGCCACACAACCTGCTGCCCAAACCGTACGGCAAATTCCTCCGCTACCAAAAGCGAGACTTCATAGGCCTGAGTGCAAATCGTCGGGCCGATGGCCACGTGCACATTGCCGGGAATCGAGCCGAACTCCTTGGACATAGCTTGTAGGGTCTTCCCCGCGACCCCCGCCAGAATGCCGCGCCGCCCGGCATGGGCCAGACCAATGGCGTGGTTTTTGGGGTCGGCAAAGAAGACAGGCGCGCAGTCCGCGTGCAATGTGGTCAGCGTCAGGCCGCGCTCGTTGGTGATCAGGGCATCGGTGCCGCTGACTCGGGTTTCCCGGTCCAGTATCCCCCGACCAGCGTCCTTCATGGTCACGCGGTACACCTCCGCCCCGTGCACCTGATCGGCCCCCACGGCAAATCGCGGATCCAGCCCCACAATCTCAAAGTAGCGGCGGCGGTTTTGGACAATTTCGTCCGGCAACTGGCCGTTCCATGACATGCTGCCGTCCCGCTTAAGGGAGATTCCGCCCGGAAATCCTGCAAGATCCTCAAAGGGCTGCCAGTTGGCCTCTGTTGACGGCGGTTGCATGTTTTCCGGCGATGTCGTATCTTGCTCTAATACTTTGGAGGACATGGTTATGCCCTATAAGGCTTTGGATTACTACCAGATTACTGATTTGCTCTCAGAAGAAGAGCGGATGGTGCAGGAAACCGTTCGTGACTTTGTCACGGATAACCTGATGCCCATTATCGAACACTGCAACCGTGACGCGCGCTTTCCCAAGGAACTGATTCCGAAGCTTGCGGAGTTGGGCCTGCTGGGCGCTCCCTATCCCGAAAAATATGGCTGCGCGAATTTGGGCGCGATCGCCTATGGTCTGATCAATCAGGAACTCGAGCGCGGCGACTCCGGGATGCGTTCCTTTGTATCCGTGCAGACCGGGCTCGTCATGTACCCGATCTACGCTTTCGGCACCGATGCTCAGAAGGATTACTGGCTGCCGCTCCTGGCTCGCGGCGAGAAGATCGGCTGCTTCGGGCTCACAGAGCCGGATTTCGGTTCCAATCCCGGCGGCATGCTGACGCGCGCCGAGGACAAGGGCAGCCACTATCTTCTGAACGGCTCCAAAGCGTGGATTACCAGCGGCACCGTGTCAGACGTCGCCATTATCTGGGCCAAGCTCGATGGCGAGATCCGCGGCTTTATTGTGGATACCAAGAGCGAAGGTTTCTCCGCGCCGGAAATCAAGAACAAGTTCTCGCTGCGCGCCAGTGTAACCTCGGACCTGATTCTTCAGGGTGTGGAAGTTCCCAAGGAGAATATCTTTCCCACTGTCAAAGGCCTCAAGGGGCCGCTGTCGTGCCTGACACAGGCCCGCTACGGTATTGCCTGGGGAGCGATGGGAGCGGCGCAAGCAGTTTACGACGAGGTGCTGCAATACAGCCTGTCGCGCATCCAGTTCGACAAGCCCATCGCCAGCTTCCAACTCGTGCAAAACAAACTGGCGTGGATGGCGACCGAAATTACCAAAGGGCAGTTGCTCGCCTATCGTCTCGGACAACTGCGGCAGGCGGGGAAACTGCGCCCGCAGCACGTGTCCATGGCCAAGCGCAATAATGTGGGCATGGCGCTGGAGATTGCACGCGTAGGCCGGGACATCTTAGGCGCGAACGGAATCTCCAGCGAGTACCATACCTTCCGCCACATGAACAATCTCGAATCCGTCAATACCTATGAAGGCACCTTCGATATTCACACGCTGATTATCGGCGAAGACCTGACGGGCATTCCGGCCTATGTGTGATTTACAAGCGGCGTGTTGCACAGCTTGCTGTGGGATTACGTGTCGAGGTCCAGCGCCTTCAGCACCTCCACCGCCATTTCGAACTTGTTGAAGGGCGGCATAAGGTAAGCACCCTGCGCCATGGGCTTCATGGCGTGGAGCAGAGTCTGAGCGATTTCCACACCGACACGCGGGCCTTCTGTGCCGGAATCGGCCATCCTTTTGCGGATCGGTTCCGGCACAAACATGTCCGGGATTTCATTGTGAATGAATTCCGCGTGCTTGGCACTGCGCAGCGGCATGATGCCCACAAAGACGGGAATCTTGCAGAAGCCGGAAATGTCGTTGCGGAACTTCTCGAGAGTCGCGGCATCGAATAGCGGCTGCGTGAACGCGAACTGCGCGCCGGCATCCATCTTCTTGCGGAAGCGGTCATACTCGAGTTCCAGATTGGTCGCCGTGGGATTGACGCCCACTCCCAGCAGAAAGCGCGTGTTCTCTTCCATCTCGCGGCCCGTGAGGTCCCGCCCGGCATTCAACTGCGTCACCAGCTTGGAAAGACCGATGGAATCCAATTCGAACACACCCTTGGCAAAGGGATAATCTCCGACGGCAGTGGGGTCTCCCGTCACCGCCAGAATGTTGAGCACCCCGAGGGCGTGAGCACCGAGTAACTCCGATTGCAGCGCCAGAGCGTTGCGGTCGCGGCAGGAGATGTGCAGCAGCACTTCCGCACCGGCGTCGCGGTGCACCAGATGTGCCATGGCCAGCGCGCTTAAGCGCGAACGCGCCAGAGGGGAATCGGCGACATTGATCAGATCCACGCCGTGGGATTTCAGCATCTGCGCACTGCGGATGAACGGCTCGGCGTTGAAGCCGCGCGGCGGATCGATTTCCACCGAAATCTGAAAGCGTTTGCCGAGGTTGGCGCGGAAATCGCTGCGCGGCACGTGCGTTGTGACGGAGTGCGTCAAGCGCTCTTCATCAGGATCATGCAGCAGCGCGCCGTGCACCGTCACGCGGCGTTTGCCCTTGACCGCTTCGGCCACCGCGCGGATATGCTCCGCAGTGGTTCCGCAGCATCCGCCGACAATTGAAACACCGGCGTCGACGAAGCGCCGCGCGTAATCGGCAAAATACTGCGGCGACGCAAGGTAAATATACCGTCCTCCCACCACACGCGGCAAGCCTGCGTTGGGCTGGGCGGAGAGCGGGATTCCGTCGCCCATCCGCTCGATGACATCCAGAATCGGCTGCGGTCCTACGGAGCAATTAGCGCCGATTGCATTGGCGCCGAATTCGGCCAAGGCTCGACGCACTTCCGACGGTTTGTCCCCCACCAGGGTTTTCCCGTCTTCGGTGAAGGTCATTGACGCAATCACCGGCAGGTCACACAGTTCGCGGATCGCTCCAATGGCCTCGCGGATTTCCGCAAGGCTCGACATGGTTTCCACGACGAACAGATCCACGCCGCCTTCAAGCAGTCCTGCGATCTGAGTTCGAAAAGCCTCCCGGGCGTCGGACAGGGACAAGGTGCCGATGGGCTCGAGCACGCGATTAAGCGGACCAATGGAACCTGCGACGAAGACCGAGTCTCCTGCCGCACGGCGCGCGATCTGTGCCCCGACGCGGTTGATCTGACGGACGCGCTTCTCGAAGCCATGCTCGGCAAGCCGCAAGGCACTGGCGCCGAAGGTGTTCGTTTCGATCAGATCCGCTCCGGCGGCGATGTACTCGCGATGCAGAGCTTCAACGACTTCCGGATCGGATTCGTTCAGTTCCTCAAAGCAGGAGCGATAGGAGTAACCGCGCGAGTAGAGAGCGGTTCCCGTCGCGCCATCGGCCACGAGGACATCGTTCTGGATGCGGTCCAGGAAGCTGCGGGATTTAGAAGTGGACATAATTCGATTTGAGATCCCCGATAAGCCAGCGCGGGATCGACGGAACTTTTTGCGGTCGCTGCGCGATTAATAATACTGTGCCCAGTTGATCTTACTGGGACTGAATTCATGAACATTTCCCACCATCAGCTAAAACCATAATCATCAGGAGGAAAGATGTCCGTACAAGTCGCCAAGCCCGCCCCGAAATTTATGATGGACGCTTTGCACGGCGAGGACTTTACTAAAGTATCGCTGGAGGATTACAAAGGAAAGTGGCTGGTTCTGTTTTTTTACCCGCTGGATTTCACCTTCGTCTGCCCCACCGAGATCAAGGCGTTCTCCCAGGCGTATGAAGAGTTCACCAAGCGCGGCGCCGATATCCTCGGCTGCTCGGTAGACAGCACGCATAGCCATAAGGCGTGGACGAAGGATGGTCTCGGCAAGATCCGCTTCCCCTTGCTCTCCGATTTGAATCACACGGTCAGCCGGGAATACGGTGTGCTTGACGAAGACGCCGGATTTGCCCAGCGCGGCACCTTCATTATTGACCCGGACGGCATTCTGCGCTGGAAGGTCGTGCATGACACCGGCATTGGCCGCAACATCGAAGAGGTGCTGCGCGTGCTGGATGCTCTTCAGGCGGGTGGCCTTTGCGCCGCCAACTGGAGAGCCGGCGAAAAACTTATAAACGCATAAACCTCAGACGCAAGCGATAGGGTTTGAAGCGCGGCAAAGATATTTGCCGCGCTTTTTTCCATGTCCTAAATCACGACGTTCTCGCCGCGCGTCACATAGCCCTGCTCGTGTAACACCAGATGGCTGGCCGGGACCGCAGGGTCGTGCTCGAAAACCGCAATCCACCGCTCATCCGCGGCCTGCTTCAGATACTTTTTCTTTTCTTCGAGAGTCGTCAGCGGAAAAAGATCATACCCCATAATGTAGGGCAGAGGCACATGGGCCGACATGGGAATCAGATCGGCGGCAAACCAGATCGTTTTGTCATCGGACTGAATGGTCACCATCTGCATGGCGGGCGTATGGCCATCCACCATGATGAGCTTGATTCCGGGGAAGATTTCGGTGTCGCCATCGATGAGGTTCAGCAGACCGGATTCATGCACCGGCACGTAGTTGGCCGGAATGAAACTGGCGCGGTCGCGCTCTGTTGGCTTCAGCGCGTGCTCCCAATGCCGTTTCTGAACGTAGTGCTGCGCCTTGGGAAAGACCGGAACCGTTATGCCTTCGACCACACGCGTGGATCCGCCCGCATGGTCGAAATGCAGGTGGGTGTAGATGACATCCGTGATCTCTTGGGGTTTCACGCCGCGGACCTTC from bacterium encodes the following:
- a CDS encoding DUF2953 domain-containing protein — protein: MMWITLAILLLILLAVLLLPLGMEVASAAGVRRWYLILAGLHIPVPKPIIERARRRMRQKYEKQEVSKRKSIWQDLAGKLRGLRSKQRSQDEGFRLNDLRTTLDTVIRILHILRIRVHRLHIVIASPDPAWTGVAYGMACAAIGALPPEWPVSVEADWSGNVPQFTYRVEVSVVPVRALAVLTGFLWRRAFA
- a CDS encoding thiamine diphosphokinase codes for the protein MPEPLAPYGLNLLRDHYDALLVANGAPISRRLFSQLRKRSGLLIALDGGVNALFRYKTAPDWVAGDLDSATPQSLAWARENGSAVRKLLSQESPDMAKGMEFCRGLGCRNVLVAGFSGARTDHVLSSLTFAFRVRGVEVELITDDVLVMPLRGRVEREFAVPRGHTLSWFAFPKAGPCALRGVRWPFRNRLLTADGFHSLSNLPVEPVVQLFQRAGRSLLVVSLRPQTRP
- a CDS encoding Glu/Leu/Phe/Val dehydrogenase, with translation MPKSTKPPVKKSRSSRTAIRQAAENHDKTVNELSRGYLQRTEGVQNASAFDNAMAQFDEAAMILKLTPSQVAMIRQPRRITEVTLPVRMDDGSIQTFVGYRVQHNIMRGPAKGGVRFHQNVTLDEVKALAFWMTYKCAVVDIPMGGGKGGIIVDPSKLSVGEMERLSRRYFAELEDIFGPDRDVPAPDVNTTPQIMAWFMDTYSMHRGKDYVPAVVTGKPLEIGGSQGRVLATSRGLLFNLRRAVAAKGEQMKGLTVAVQGFGNVGSNAALLLHDDGCVVQGISDVFGAFYGPKGIDIREAQKYARDHGGLKGFESTGLAKQLKKPEDLLELDVDVLSPCALELVITGRNAAKVRARYIAEGANGPLDHTADKILDQKGVFIIPDILCNAGGVAVSYLEWVQNRMGYYWTEEKVNEDLERIVNKAFDSVYATAQQFNVSLRIGAFIVGIQRVSRAAELRGLYA
- the pgeF gene encoding peptidoglycan editing factor PgeF, which codes for MQPPSTEANWQPFEDLAGFPGGISLKRDGSMSWNGQLPDEIVQNRRRYFEIVGLDPRFAVGADQVHGAEVYRVTMKDAGRGILDRETRVSGTDALITNERGLTLTTLHADCAPVFFADPKNHAIGLAHAGRRGILAGVAGKTLQAMSKEFGSIPGNVHVAIGPTICTQAYEVSLLVAEEFAVRFGQQVVWHQDDCTYLDLVAAIMVDLLEAGLNPSRIPARPPCTATNPLYASYRRDGAPARSMLSWLRMM
- a CDS encoding HEAT repeat domain-containing protein is translated as MRHTSSSYIQLLANMLFKSLALLTALLCAAFCVSAQTDFHSADLDTALSFIGLHESDFVSDRIWAEDDTFLLPKIREALQSPLAAYRVTHEFSSSIPSGIADAAHVNDMAAFLSARCPEEVCRSIDSALALAPSSDPFEPLLSAFALTERYRTQAFSRLSHAQQQSFLVALPLWFRNSELPAQDSLKGALHRSFGLPVDTTQKVDADSVLTLLALVDRQALSAATYAFARGVSLTAQKTPAVAPPKKPLKVAGVEGNVLATRQTPYGTFVIGGDGTNTYSGDFAAILDVGGDDRYLSRVGCGVGVLSHPVAAVIDYSGNDLYISGKSCDQACGILGFGGLVDLGGNDEYRAGSFSQGAAFCGAALFFDKSGNDTYRAQMFAQGAAACGMAVLADGEGRDVYDLGEYGQGFASTFGAAALVDGAGNDLYRAGGLENDLPLRPEDYNSYAQGFATGSRPRGGGGFALLHDLSGNDFYDAEIYGQGVGYWYSLGCLLDDSGSDAYSTSQYCQGAGIHLAAGVLEDGAGDDHYISRYGPGQGGAHDLAVGLLYDHSGDDQYLLSGGHGMAINNSAALFLDGGGNDDYHVTVSALGEGGTAEARGFGNMGVFVDAGGHDVYSDPMKSDSTVWFLGLYGVGYDVPRSPVRPREAPITITLVPADTQRTVEQIFHDAALWEVTDYRERVKRGRMSLEAKWREAIPWVAAHKLNTMDGLERRAIVELYKAHPDSAAPYLIAALDSKDRGTRRTAITTLGEMKYRGAVKALISKIPDETYAFLRPTLLYALGDIGDTSATSTVLRYSASKVERERIGATVSLGKLRNPRVFEAIIPRLTDTLFTVSSAAIIALGAQSPAAIPVVDREFRAATPQRQEALLASVKKMGERWAAVDSLKKNVRRLAPVVRAALKSDNPRVQAAAVFAASKVLEKRDLEAVRRRLAASNDPVLAARLKELDKTLR
- a CDS encoding spore germination protein GerW family protein — protein: MANSGATEILDALMRNMRDIISTKTVVGEPIQNGSTTILPVMKVALGFGAGAGGGEKPGENGAGGGGGGGGGISITPIGFLVVDEKRALLITPKHSRFDWVVESLPELLDKIGHIAQDFRRKPSGEEGQRREGPPYEEPSGRPMP
- a CDS encoding M42 family metallopeptidase — its product is MARKAFPSSLDILHLLSDAFGPSGHEDDVRACITDLVRPLVDDMWEDATGNLICLRKGSSKKKLMLDAHTDEVGVMVRYIDEHGFLKFAKIGGWDDRIFPSHRVKLRKRDGGFYHGTIGMSPPHVLSDEQRKKPIAAEDYFIDIGALSFEDAAARGVRVGDVGVLDDPFFEFAPDHFMGKAFDDRAGCTIVIGLLKALADGKIKTPLTVYASFSTSEELGLRGAKVAAFGIDPQVALAFEGTIGSDFPGVPADRRPCSQRKGPVISVIDSSMIVPRRMSEFLFDCAERAGVPYQIKMPIYGGTDGGAIHQTRAGVLTGVVSVPCRYIHSPNATMYWPDFVHTERLAFESVSRIHRLLE